A portion of the Quadrisphaera setariae genome contains these proteins:
- a CDS encoding PH domain-containing protein: MSTPFDLPDVEWTPVSDRLVLARRLVTAVGAVVGLAVVVAGAVLLWSPWWLVGGAALLALEGWQWWLAGRQVRAIGYAEREDDLLVRRGILFRSLVVVPYGRMQYVDVSAGPLERWLGIATVQLHTASASSDATIPGLRPEEASRLRDRLSRRGEARLAGL; encoded by the coding sequence GTGAGCACCCCCTTCGACCTGCCCGACGTGGAGTGGACGCCGGTGTCGGACCGGCTGGTCCTCGCGCGGCGCCTGGTGACGGCGGTGGGCGCGGTGGTCGGGCTGGCGGTCGTCGTGGCGGGAGCGGTCCTGCTGTGGTCGCCGTGGTGGCTGGTCGGCGGTGCGGCCCTCCTCGCGCTGGAGGGCTGGCAGTGGTGGCTCGCCGGCCGCCAGGTGCGGGCCATCGGGTACGCCGAGCGCGAGGACGACCTCCTCGTGCGCCGCGGCATCCTCTTCCGCTCGCTGGTGGTGGTCCCCTACGGGCGGATGCAGTACGTGGACGTCTCCGCCGGTCCCCTCGAGCGGTGGCTGGGCATCGCCACGGTGCAGCTCCACACGGCCTCGGCCAGCAGCGACGCCACCATCCCGGGCCTGCGGCCGGAGGAGGCCTCGCGGCTGCGCGACAGGCTCTCCCGCCGCGGCGAGGCACGTCTGGCCGGCTTGTGA
- a CDS encoding methyltransferase domain-containing protein produces MGRHERVAELARLDVEGLVVADVGCGSGRTVRALLDPAPGAHAPRLVHALDHVSALDDDLLADARVRSRITDLDGPLPWRDGELDRLVSLNTAEHLGDPVAHLAEVHRVLRPGGLCVLAHSDWDTALFTSTDDQLTRTLVDRFTAAALGPGRSDGFMGRKLLALAATAVRRGSGWTVEAATSWADPHRRFDDGSLAWKVATGVLASAQDDPVLAARASGWMEELRALAAAGQFLFTVTDVAVVLRRD; encoded by the coding sequence GTGGGACGGCACGAGCGCGTGGCCGAGCTGGCGCGCCTGGACGTCGAGGGCCTCGTGGTGGCCGACGTGGGCTGCGGCAGCGGCCGGACGGTGCGCGCGCTGCTCGACCCCGCGCCCGGCGCGCACGCCCCGCGGCTGGTCCACGCGCTCGACCACGTCTCCGCCCTCGACGACGACCTCCTGGCCGACGCCCGCGTGCGCAGCCGCATCACCGACCTCGACGGACCGCTGCCCTGGCGCGACGGCGAGCTGGACCGCCTCGTCTCCCTCAACACCGCCGAGCACCTCGGCGACCCGGTGGCGCACCTCGCGGAGGTCCACCGCGTGCTGCGCCCCGGGGGGCTGTGCGTGCTGGCGCACTCCGACTGGGACACCGCCCTGTTCACCAGCACCGACGACCAGCTGACCCGCACCCTGGTGGACAGGTTCACCGCGGCGGCGCTCGGCCCCGGCCGCTCCGACGGCTTCATGGGCCGCAAGCTGCTGGCGCTCGCGGCGACGGCGGTCCGCCGCGGGTCGGGCTGGACCGTGGAGGCCGCGACCTCGTGGGCCGACCCCCACCGCCGCTTCGACGACGGGTCGCTGGCGTGGAAGGTGGCCACCGGCGTGCTGGCGTCCGCCCAGGACGACCCGGTGCTCGCCGCCCGGGCCTCCGGGTGGATGGAGGAGCTGCGCGCGCTGGCAGCGGCGGGCCAGTTCCTCTTCACCGTCACGGACGTCGCCGTGGTGCTCCGCCGGGACTGA
- a CDS encoding PH domain-containing protein, translated as MTEAPGGATPDPTALPGTAPVVPGAGAPAQRWERLHPVTPVLRSWRVLVVLLFLYAQERGRSAVNGEELPGHLELLIAVAALVGCVVVAVAASALSWRATRFTVDDEAVRLHSGVIAKRQRVARLDRLQAVDVVQPLVARLLGFAELRVEVAGGAGSQVRLAYLREADAQRLRNLLLARSAGLDFEGDAAPEAPEQQLVEVPFGRVAASVALSGAAVALGVVLVGVVVGAVTTREVGVLFGAAAPLLGLAGSLWTALSKGANWRVATSPDGVRLRSGLLESRTQTVPPGRVQAVRLTQPLLWRVFGWWRVHVNVAGFAGEGQESQSASTLLPVATAAEAGTVLALVLPALHDDLGPHGLEAGLRGTAAEGGWLVAPPAARWVDLVSWRRRGALVTEHALLLRRGRLRRELDVVPHERTQSLAVEQGPLQRRLGLATLALHSTPGPVRPRAEHLSAEQAVALLDEQAQRARTARAVAGPERWMEQPG; from the coding sequence GTGACCGAGGCTCCGGGCGGAGCGACGCCCGACCCCACCGCGCTGCCGGGGACCGCTCCCGTCGTCCCCGGCGCGGGCGCGCCCGCGCAGCGCTGGGAGCGCCTCCACCCGGTCACGCCGGTGCTCCGCAGCTGGCGCGTGCTCGTGGTGCTGCTGTTCCTCTACGCCCAGGAGCGCGGCCGCAGCGCGGTGAACGGCGAGGAGCTGCCCGGCCACCTGGAGCTGCTCATCGCGGTGGCGGCGCTGGTGGGGTGCGTCGTGGTGGCCGTGGCCGCCTCCGCGCTGTCGTGGCGGGCGACCCGCTTCACGGTGGACGACGAGGCGGTGCGCCTGCACAGCGGCGTCATCGCCAAGCGCCAGCGGGTGGCGCGCCTGGACCGGCTGCAGGCGGTGGACGTCGTGCAGCCGCTCGTGGCGCGGCTGCTCGGGTTCGCCGAGCTGCGCGTGGAGGTGGCCGGCGGCGCCGGGTCCCAGGTGCGGCTGGCCTACCTGCGCGAGGCCGACGCGCAGCGCCTGCGCAACCTCCTGCTGGCCCGCTCGGCGGGCCTGGACTTCGAGGGCGACGCCGCGCCGGAGGCGCCCGAGCAGCAGCTGGTGGAGGTGCCGTTCGGGCGGGTGGCGGCCTCCGTCGCGCTGTCGGGGGCGGCGGTCGCGCTCGGCGTCGTCCTGGTCGGCGTGGTGGTGGGGGCGGTGACCACCCGCGAGGTGGGCGTGCTCTTCGGCGCGGCGGCCCCCCTGCTGGGCCTGGCCGGCAGCCTCTGGACGGCGCTGTCGAAGGGCGCCAACTGGCGCGTCGCGACGTCCCCGGACGGGGTGCGCCTGCGGTCAGGGCTGCTGGAGAGCCGCACCCAGACCGTGCCTCCGGGGCGCGTGCAGGCCGTGCGGCTGACCCAGCCCCTGCTGTGGCGGGTCTTCGGGTGGTGGCGGGTGCACGTCAACGTCGCGGGGTTCGCGGGGGAGGGGCAGGAGAGCCAGTCGGCGAGCACGCTGCTGCCGGTGGCGACCGCCGCGGAGGCCGGCACCGTGCTCGCGCTGGTGCTGCCGGCCCTGCACGACGACCTCGGCCCCCACGGCCTGGAGGCGGGCCTGCGGGGCACGGCCGCCGAGGGCGGCTGGCTGGTGGCGCCGCCCGCGGCCCGCTGGGTGGACCTCGTCTCGTGGCGGCGCCGCGGGGCGCTGGTCACCGAGCACGCCCTGCTGCTGCGCCGCGGCCGCCTGCGGCGCGAGCTCGACGTCGTGCCGCACGAGCGCACCCAGTCGCTGGCCGTCGAGCAGGGCCCGCTGCAGCGGCGCCTCGGCCTGGCGACCCTCGCGCTGCACTCCACCCCGGGTCCGGTGAGGCCCCGCGCGGAGCACCTGTCCGCGGAGCAGGCGGTGGCCCTGCTCGACGAGCAGGCGCAGCGCGCCCGCACCGCCCGCGCGGTGGCGGGCCCGGAGCGCTGGATGGAGCAGCCCGGCTGA